A region from the Lutra lutra chromosome 1, mLutLut1.2, whole genome shotgun sequence genome encodes:
- the CRYGS gene encoding gamma-crystallin S isoform X1 has product MSKSGTKITFYEDKHFQGRHYDCDCDCADFHMYLSRCNSIRVEGGTWAVYERPNFAGSMYILPRGEYPEYQHWMGLNDRLSSCRAVHLSSGGQYKIQIFEKGDFNGQMYETTEDCPSIMEQFHMREVHSSKVLDGVWIFYELPNYRGRQYLLDKKEYRKPIDWGAASPAVQSFRRIVE; this is encoded by the exons ATCACTTTCTATGAGGACAAGCACTTTCAAGGCCGCCACTATGACTGTGACTGCGACTGTGCCGATTTCCACATGTACCTGAGTCGCTGCAACTCCATTCGAGTGGAGGGAGGCACCTGGGCCGTGTACGAAAGGCCCAACTTCGCGGGCTCCATGTACATTCTGCCTCGGGGCGAGTACCCCGAGTACCAGCACTGGATGGGCCTCAACGACCGCCTCAGCTCCTGCCGAGCTGTTCACCTG TCTAGTGGAGGCCAGTATAAGATTCAGATCTTCGAGAAAGGAGATTTTAATGGTCAGATGTACGAAACCACTGAAGATTGCCCTTCCATCATGGAGCAATTTCACATGCGAGAGGTGCACTCCAGTAAGGTGCTGGATGGCGTCTGGATTTTCTACGAGCTACCCAACTACCGCGGCAGGCAGTACCTCCTGGACAAGAAGGAGTACCGGAAGCCCATCGATTGGGGTGCAGCTTCCCCAGCTGTGCAGTCTTTCCGCCGCATTGTGGAGTAA
- the CRYGS gene encoding gamma-crystallin S isoform X3, giving the protein MYLSRCNSIRVEGGTWAVYERPNFAGSMYILPRGEYPEYQHWMGLNDRLSSCRAVHLSSGGQYKIQIFEKGDFNGQMYETTEDCPSIMEQFHMREVHSSKVLDGVWIFYELPNYRGRQYLLDKKEYRKPIDWGAASPAVQSFRRIVE; this is encoded by the exons ATGTACCTGAGTCGCTGCAACTCCATTCGAGTGGAGGGAGGCACCTGGGCCGTGTACGAAAGGCCCAACTTCGCGGGCTCCATGTACATTCTGCCTCGGGGCGAGTACCCCGAGTACCAGCACTGGATGGGCCTCAACGACCGCCTCAGCTCCTGCCGAGCTGTTCACCTG TCTAGTGGAGGCCAGTATAAGATTCAGATCTTCGAGAAAGGAGATTTTAATGGTCAGATGTACGAAACCACTGAAGATTGCCCTTCCATCATGGAGCAATTTCACATGCGAGAGGTGCACTCCAGTAAGGTGCTGGATGGCGTCTGGATTTTCTACGAGCTACCCAACTACCGCGGCAGGCAGTACCTCCTGGACAAGAAGGAGTACCGGAAGCCCATCGATTGGGGTGCAGCTTCCCCAGCTGTGCAGTCTTTCCGCCGCATTGTGGAGTAA
- the CRYGS gene encoding gamma-crystallin S isoform X2: MYLGFSFLGIKLPNSRVPLFICLALQITFYEDKHFQGRHYDCDCDCADFHMYLSRCNSIRVEGGTWAVYERPNFAGSMYILPRGEYPEYQHWMGLNDRLSSCRAVHLSSGGQYKIQIFEKGDFNGQMYETTEDCPSIMEQFHMREVHSSKVLDGVWIFYELPNYRGRQYLLDKKEYRKPIDWGAASPAVQSFRRIVE; encoded by the exons ATGTACTTGGGCTTTAGTTTTTTAGGAATAAAGCTGCCCAACTCCCGGGTTCCTCTCTTTATTTGCCTCGCACTTCAGATCACTTTCTATGAGGACAAGCACTTTCAAGGCCGCCACTATGACTGTGACTGCGACTGTGCCGATTTCCACATGTACCTGAGTCGCTGCAACTCCATTCGAGTGGAGGGAGGCACCTGGGCCGTGTACGAAAGGCCCAACTTCGCGGGCTCCATGTACATTCTGCCTCGGGGCGAGTACCCCGAGTACCAGCACTGGATGGGCCTCAACGACCGCCTCAGCTCCTGCCGAGCTGTTCACCTG TCTAGTGGAGGCCAGTATAAGATTCAGATCTTCGAGAAAGGAGATTTTAATGGTCAGATGTACGAAACCACTGAAGATTGCCCTTCCATCATGGAGCAATTTCACATGCGAGAGGTGCACTCCAGTAAGGTGCTGGATGGCGTCTGGATTTTCTACGAGCTACCCAACTACCGCGGCAGGCAGTACCTCCTGGACAAGAAGGAGTACCGGAAGCCCATCGATTGGGGTGCAGCTTCCCCAGCTGTGCAGTCTTTCCGCCGCATTGTGGAGTAA